Proteins encoded by one window of Methanothermobacter thermautotrophicus:
- a CDS encoding ACT domain-containing protein, producing the protein MRVKQISIFLENKKGRLWKALSTLAEAGINLRALSLADTSEFGILRLIVPEPEHAAAVLEDKGFVVKIKDVVAVEMDDRPGGLASILEVLKDYDINLDYIYAFVHEKKDKAILFMSTEDLDALEGALGDAGVRMVPPEEVYSL; encoded by the coding sequence ATGAGGGTTAAGCAGATATCAATATTCCTTGAAAATAAGAAGGGCAGGCTCTGGAAGGCCCTCAGCACACTTGCAGAGGCAGGTATAAACCTCAGGGCACTTTCACTTGCAGACACATCCGAATTCGGCATACTGAGACTCATAGTACCCGAACCTGAACACGCTGCAGCTGTGCTTGAGGATAAGGGCTTCGTTGTTAAAATTAAGGACGTGGTCGCGGTTGAAATGGATGACCGGCCAGGGGGCCTTGCATCCATCCTTGAGGTGCTGAAGGACTACGATATAAACCTTGACTACATATACGCCTTTGTACATGAGAAGAAGGACAAGGCCATACTCTTCATGAGCACGGAGGACCTGGACGCCCTTGAGGGTGCACTGGGGGATGCAGGGGTGAGGATGGTCCCACCAGAGGAGGTCTACTCCCTCTGA
- a CDS encoding MarR family transcriptional regulator, whose protein sequence is MKSLRKKGELTRFQILSEIARLQPYVRQKDIADKLGITVQAVSENIKSLIAEGLVESGSGRSHYKITRRGAEKIREAAMDLRRYADEVLESMSFYRSVWPAIAWEDLQEGDEVELFMEDGILYARRRRNGEAYAEVLHPARRGEDVALSELGGTIPLQRGKVTIAVLPGISEGGSRNANLERLMELSRGQDRIGIMGTVSRAAANKLDLRVDFEFATPHAALAAAKRGLNVLVLAVGKMSRSITEKLEKEGIEYSVEDLRLAQRE, encoded by the coding sequence ATGAAGTCTTTGCGAAAGAAGGGTGAGCTTACACGCTTTCAGATACTCAGTGAGATAGCCAGGCTGCAGCCCTATGTGAGGCAGAAGGACATAGCAGATAAGCTCGGGATAACCGTCCAGGCCGTCTCTGAGAACATCAAGAGCCTCATAGCAGAGGGCCTGGTTGAGTCCGGAAGCGGCAGGTCCCACTACAAGATAACCAGGAGGGGTGCTGAGAAGATCAGAGAAGCCGCCATGGACCTTAGAAGGTACGCCGATGAGGTGCTTGAATCCATGAGCTTCTACAGGTCGGTGTGGCCTGCCATAGCCTGGGAGGACCTCCAGGAGGGGGATGAGGTTGAACTCTTCATGGAGGATGGTATACTCTACGCGCGGAGGAGGAGAAACGGGGAGGCCTATGCAGAGGTGCTCCATCCTGCAAGGAGGGGTGAGGATGTCGCCCTTTCAGAACTCGGGGGTACCATACCCCTCCAGAGGGGTAAGGTGACCATAGCCGTGCTGCCAGGAATATCTGAGGGAGGATCACGGAATGCAAACCTTGAAAGATTGATGGAGCTCAGCAGAGGCCAGGACAGGATAGGGATAATGGGGACAGTTTCAAGGGCAGCTGCAAATAAACTGGATCTGAGGGTGGATTTTGAATTCGCAACACCCCACGCAGCACTTGCAGCTGCAAAGAGGGGCCTCAACGTCCTTGTACTTGCAGTTGGTAAAATGAGCAGGAGTATAACAGAAAAACTTGAGAAGGAGGGTATTGAGTACTCCGTGGAGGACCTCAGGCTCGCCCAGAGGGAATAA
- the recJ gene encoding single-stranded-DNA-specific exonuclease RecJ produces the protein MDTGIDELRLALRRAREMIESSETVAVYSHTDCDGITAATVLSKVLGRLGMDHEVRIININEVPDVELSSDLTIFSDLGSGQRVHENLKSNSRVLILDHHPPVRKRDFTAPSGELLEINPIFYGMDGSTHVSGGGLAYLLGREFGYRDLGWMGLLAAVGDMQNITLGKMEGLNRDILQDSVREGHVECQSDLTIYGRHTRPLVNALSYFGDVTLPTTNNTNECIARLKNLGIPLSNGESQRRLCDLTDDEKRKLFNEIYRMMVSEVPERYHKYLPRLILGEVYELSSEERYTVFRDLSEFSTAVNACNRNSRWKLAMEIIGGDRKGNQDELEDVLRAHRAYLAATLNEIMDDELIRDMENLQYFHAPGVNTAVIGTVAGMLLGYGDWRRPMIGLGETSDGLKVSLRCSRLLAFDGIHFGSIMRRVAEKVGGSGGGHATACGAYIPSDREREFLELLDRAIKNVRVNG, from the coding sequence ATGGATACGGGTATTGATGAACTGAGATTGGCCCTCAGAAGGGCCAGGGAGATGATAGAATCCTCTGAAACTGTCGCGGTATACAGTCACACTGACTGTGATGGTATAACAGCCGCAACGGTCCTCAGCAAGGTCCTTGGAAGGCTGGGTATGGACCATGAGGTGAGGATCATAAACATCAATGAGGTGCCTGACGTTGAACTCTCCTCGGACCTCACCATCTTCAGTGACCTTGGATCCGGTCAGAGGGTCCATGAGAACCTTAAATCAAACTCAAGGGTTCTAATACTGGACCACCATCCCCCCGTGAGGAAAAGGGACTTCACAGCACCCAGCGGGGAGTTACTGGAGATAAACCCCATATTCTATGGTATGGACGGCTCAACACATGTCTCAGGCGGGGGACTTGCCTACCTCCTTGGAAGGGAGTTCGGCTACAGGGACCTCGGCTGGATGGGTCTCCTTGCAGCTGTGGGTGACATGCAGAACATCACCCTGGGTAAGATGGAGGGTCTCAACAGGGATATCCTCCAGGACAGCGTCAGGGAGGGTCATGTTGAGTGCCAGAGTGACCTTACAATCTATGGTAGACATACAAGGCCCCTGGTTAATGCGCTCTCCTATTTTGGGGATGTGACGCTCCCAACAACAAACAACACCAATGAGTGTATTGCAAGGCTCAAGAACCTTGGGATACCCCTCAGCAATGGTGAATCACAGCGGAGGCTCTGTGACCTTACTGATGATGAGAAGAGGAAACTCTTCAACGAGATATACCGCATGATGGTCAGTGAGGTCCCTGAAAGATACCATAAATACCTTCCAAGGCTTATCCTTGGTGAGGTCTATGAGCTCAGCTCCGAGGAGAGGTACACTGTCTTCAGGGATCTATCTGAGTTCTCAACCGCGGTGAACGCATGTAACCGTAACTCAAGGTGGAAGCTTGCAATGGAGATAATCGGCGGGGACCGGAAGGGGAACCAGGATGAACTGGAGGATGTCCTCAGGGCCCACCGGGCCTACCTTGCAGCTACACTCAACGAGATAATGGATGATGAACTGATAAGGGACATGGAGAACCTGCAGTACTTCCATGCCCCCGGAGTGAACACAGCGGTCATAGGAACCGTTGCAGGTATGCTTCTCGGGTACGGTGACTGGAGGAGGCCCATGATCGGATTGGGGGAGACCTCTGATGGGTTAAAGGTTTCACTACGATGTTCACGGCTCCTGGCCTTCGACGGCATACACTTCGGCTCCATAATGAGGAGGGTTGCCGAGAAGGTGGGTGGAAGCGGCGGGGGCCATGCAACTGCCTGCGGCGCCTACATACCCTCAGATCGTGAGAGAGAATTCCTTGAACTCCTTGACAGGGCCATAAAGAATGTGAGGGTGAATGGATGA
- a CDS encoding signal recognition particle subunit SRP19/SEC65 family protein, producing the protein MIIWPAYLDSRKSRSEGRRVPLEYAVESPTASEILRAARKLQLEARMESDSAYPSSWWESSGRVVVEYDGKKSELLPKLARLLRSSKKR; encoded by the coding sequence TTGATCATATGGCCAGCCTATCTTGATTCAAGAAAATCTCGGAGTGAGGGTCGCAGGGTGCCCCTGGAGTATGCTGTTGAATCTCCGACCGCCAGTGAGATACTGAGGGCTGCGAGGAAGCTCCAGCTGGAGGCCCGGATGGAGTCGGACAGTGCATATCCCTCATCCTGGTGGGAGTCCTCAGGAAGGGTTGTGGTGGAATACGATGGAAAAAAGAGCGAACTACTTCCCAAACTTGCGAGGCTTCTGAGGTCCTCGAAGAAGAGATGA
- a CDS encoding uroporphyrinogen-III synthase: MSTVKLEGLKNRTVAVTRPHERSAEAVELIEGAGGRALVAPTLELKEAHTESLREVCRRADEWDLVIFTSQAAVESLFRLCSEFAEKIRRDCMVAVIGPRTATAAREHGLRVDIVPEDYTAEGLLDALSGLNLEGWKVALPRTLSARKVLPRGLEMMGAEVLVAEAYRSGLPDDTGPAEELIDGLLAGWVDAVTFTSPLTVENLLKIAGNRREQLIRALKNVEVAAIGPITLRKLEEYGIKAVTPERYTVKDMIAALGVSMAEDVDQQNAVKLTRRRS; the protein is encoded by the coding sequence ATGTCTACCGTGAAATTAGAGGGACTGAAGAATAGGACTGTGGCCGTCACAAGGCCCCATGAAAGATCTGCAGAGGCTGTTGAACTCATAGAGGGGGCAGGTGGAAGGGCCCTCGTGGCCCCGACCCTGGAGTTAAAGGAGGCCCACACCGAATCCCTCAGGGAGGTCTGCAGGAGGGCTGATGAATGGGACCTTGTAATCTTCACGTCACAGGCTGCAGTTGAGTCCCTCTTCAGGCTCTGCAGCGAATTTGCAGAGAAAATCAGGAGGGACTGCATGGTGGCAGTTATAGGCCCCCGGACAGCCACTGCGGCCCGTGAGCATGGACTCAGGGTCGACATAGTCCCTGAGGATTATACCGCCGAGGGCCTCCTGGACGCCCTCAGTGGACTCAACCTTGAGGGATGGAAGGTTGCCCTCCCGAGGACGCTCTCTGCAAGGAAGGTGCTCCCCCGTGGACTTGAGATGATGGGCGCAGAGGTCCTAGTGGCCGAGGCCTACAGATCCGGTTTACCTGATGACACCGGACCCGCAGAGGAGCTGATAGATGGCCTCCTTGCTGGATGGGTGGATGCAGTTACCTTCACAAGCCCCCTGACGGTTGAGAACCTCCTCAAAATCGCCGGCAATAGGCGTGAACAGCTCATCAGAGCCCTTAAGAATGTTGAGGTGGCTGCGATAGGTCCGATAACCCTCAGGAAGCTGGAGGAGTATGGGATAAAGGCCGTGACACCTGAAAGGTACACCGTGAAGGATATGATAGCCGCCCTCGGGGTTAGCATGGCTGAAGATGTGGACCAGCAGAATGCAGTGAAGCTTACCAGAAGGAGGAGTTAA
- the cobA gene encoding uroporphyrinogen-III C-methyltransferase, with product MVVYLVGAGPGDPELITLKAIRVLERADVVVYDRLAGEEILRYAPDEAKLIYVGKRSGEHHRTQDEINSILVEEGRKHGTVVRLKGGDPFVFGRGGEEILALKEAGIQYRVIPGVTSAVGVPTSVGLPVTHRGVATSFTVVTGHEDPTKPERQVHWDYNADTLIILMGVGNIRENMEEIMKHRPAETPVCVIERGTLDDERIVLGTLGDIADRDLRPPGIIVVGDVVNVYREIRGTEE from the coding sequence ATGGTGGTCTATCTTGTTGGCGCAGGGCCAGGGGACCCTGAACTCATAACACTCAAGGCCATAAGGGTCCTTGAGAGGGCGGACGTGGTGGTCTATGACCGCCTGGCAGGTGAAGAGATACTCAGATACGCGCCTGATGAAGCCAAACTCATATACGTTGGTAAGAGGAGTGGTGAACACCACAGGACCCAGGATGAGATAAACAGCATACTGGTTGAGGAAGGCCGGAAACATGGGACGGTGGTGAGGCTCAAGGGCGGCGATCCCTTCGTATTTGGGAGGGGTGGTGAGGAGATCCTGGCCCTTAAGGAAGCCGGAATCCAGTACAGGGTCATCCCGGGGGTAACATCGGCTGTTGGTGTCCCCACATCTGTCGGGCTTCCTGTAACCCACCGGGGTGTTGCAACATCCTTCACCGTGGTTACAGGCCATGAGGACCCGACAAAGCCCGAGAGGCAGGTCCACTGGGACTACAATGCAGATACACTCATAATACTCATGGGTGTTGGTAACATAAGGGAGAACATGGAGGAGATCATGAAGCACCGCCCCGCCGAGACCCCTGTATGTGTAATTGAGAGAGGGACACTGGATGATGAGAGGATAGTCCTCGGGACACTTGGAGACATTGCAGATAGGGACCTGAGGCCACCAGGCATCATAGTTGTGGGTGATGTTGTCAATGTCTACCGTGAAATTAGAGGGACTGAAGAATAG
- the purQ gene encoding phosphoribosylformylglycinamidine synthase subunit PurQ — protein sequence MRVGVIRFPGSNCDRDVHHVLELAGAEPEYVWWNQRNLDHLDAVVIPGGFSYGDYLRAGAIAAITPVMDAVRELVKEEKPVLGICNGAQILAEVGLVPGVFTVNEHPKFNCQWTELRVKTTRTPFTGLFRKDEVIRMPVAHAEGRYYHNNISEVWENDQVVLQFHGENPNGSLDGITGVCDETGMVCAVMPHPERASEEILGSTDGFKFFRGILKI from the coding sequence ATGAGGGTGGGAGTTATAAGGTTTCCCGGATCCAACTGTGACCGTGACGTCCACCATGTCCTTGAACTGGCAGGGGCAGAGCCCGAGTATGTGTGGTGGAACCAGCGCAACCTTGATCACCTCGACGCCGTCGTGATCCCAGGGGGTTTCTCCTACGGGGACTACCTCCGTGCAGGTGCAATTGCAGCCATAACCCCTGTAATGGACGCTGTCAGGGAACTTGTGAAGGAGGAGAAGCCTGTTCTGGGCATATGCAATGGTGCCCAGATCCTTGCAGAGGTTGGGCTTGTGCCAGGGGTCTTCACCGTCAACGAGCACCCAAAATTCAATTGCCAGTGGACCGAACTCAGGGTTAAAACAACCAGGACGCCATTCACAGGTCTCTTCAGGAAGGATGAGGTTATAAGGATGCCAGTGGCCCATGCAGAGGGCAGGTACTATCACAACAATATCAGTGAGGTATGGGAAAACGATCAGGTGGTCCTGCAGTTCCATGGGGAAAACCCGAACGGTTCCCTGGACGGGATAACAGGGGTCTGCGATGAAACAGGGATGGTATGCGCGGTGATGCCCCACCCTGAGAGGGCGTCCGAGGAGATACTGGGATCCACTGATGGCTTCAAATTCTTCAGGGGCATCCTGAAGATCTAG
- the purS gene encoding phosphoribosylformylglycinamidine synthase subunit PurS, whose product MKFMVEVRIRLKKGMLNPEAATIERALALLGYEVEDTDTTDVITFTMDEDSLEAVEREVEDMCQRLLCNPVIHDYDVSINEMEG is encoded by the coding sequence ATGAAATTTATGGTTGAGGTAAGAATAAGGCTAAAGAAGGGGATGCTGAACCCTGAGGCGGCCACAATTGAGAGGGCCCTGGCCCTCCTTGGATACGAGGTTGAGGACACCGATACAACTGATGTTATAACCTTCACCATGGACGAGGACAGCCTTGAGGCTGTTGAGAGGGAGGTTGAGGATATGTGCCAGCGCCTCCTCTGCAACCCGGTCATCCATGACTATGATGTCAGTATAAATGAGATGGAAGGCTGA
- the purC gene encoding phosphoribosylaminoimidazolesuccinocarboxamide synthase yields the protein MDVKIDGPLYSGKAKDVLLTDDPEIVAVRFRDDITAGDGERKDTLDMKGYYNSVISAKIFEVLEDAGVPTQYLELREPGCILARKLEMIPIEVITRNIAAGSIVRRFPFREGQEFRPPLIQMDYKSDEHGDPMLNDDIILALGIATRDELEEIRRITLQINDVLREFLKSRGLILPDFKLEFGRDSDGRIRLGDEVSPDTCRLWDKETGEPLDKDIFRRGEEGVVGAYRRVARMILDDDDIERWKVKL from the coding sequence ATGGATGTGAAGATAGACGGTCCACTCTACAGTGGTAAGGCAAAGGATGTTCTCCTTACAGATGACCCTGAAATTGTTGCAGTCAGATTCAGGGATGATATAACAGCAGGCGACGGTGAAAGGAAGGACACCCTTGATATGAAGGGCTACTACAACTCTGTTATCTCAGCAAAGATATTTGAGGTCCTCGAGGACGCCGGGGTACCGACCCAGTACCTTGAACTGAGGGAGCCTGGCTGCATCCTTGCAAGGAAACTTGAGATGATACCCATAGAGGTTATAACCAGGAACATAGCAGCCGGGAGCATCGTGAGGAGGTTCCCCTTCAGGGAGGGCCAGGAGTTCAGACCACCCCTCATACAGATGGACTACAAGAGTGATGAGCACGGGGACCCCATGCTGAACGACGACATAATCCTTGCCCTCGGGATCGCCACCAGGGATGAACTGGAGGAGATAAGGAGGATCACACTGCAGATAAACGACGTCCTCAGGGAGTTCCTCAAGTCAAGGGGACTTATCCTGCCAGACTTCAAGCTGGAATTCGGAAGGGACTCAGATGGTAGGATAAGGCTCGGCGATGAGGTTAGCCCTGACACCTGCCGCCTCTGGGACAAGGAGACCGGAGAGCCCCTGGACAAGGACATATTCCGCCGTGGAGAGGAGGGTGTTGTGGGCGCCTACAGAAGGGTTGCCAGGATGATACTCGATGATGATGACATTGAAAGGTGGAAGGTTAAACTCTGA
- the glmS gene encoding glutamine--fructose-6-phosphate transaminase (isomerizing) → MCGIVACILKDRIAAPILLECVRRLEYRGYDSVGIATSDPVIRIKKDRGKIDEVDAKLDLADLPGNMGIAHVRWATHGLPTAENAHPHTDCSGEIAAVHNGIIENYLEVKEELESEGHIFRSETDTEVIPHLIEKYMDEGMDLEAATATALRKLRGAYAIAVISSREPGRIVGARKESPLIVGVGEGEYFLASDVPAILNHTSRVIYLDDGEMAIIDGDLRVTDIEGNPVEKEVHSIDWSADMAEKGGYDHFMLKEIHEEPAAVRDTLTEMDEVFRVVEEIGEVERVCFVACGTSYHASLVGKYLFESLLGIPTDVILASEFRYSAGALNDRTLAIFISQSGETADTLNALRAANSRARTLAIVNVLGSSATREAQHVLYTRAGPEIGVAATKTYVSQLTVIYMLVAAMGAPGLMEKLERVPEFMESALEDEDRIRELAAAYSDARDFFFIGRGFAYPTALEGALKLKEITYIHGEGYAAGELKHGPLALIDDGVPVVAISPPGPCHDKTLSNVEEVRARGARVIGLGSVSDESLRKEADDLIGLDPEVDDIISPLIYIVPLQLLSYHVSVERGLDPDKPKNLAKCVTVE, encoded by the coding sequence ATGTGTGGCATTGTGGCTTGTATACTTAAGGATAGGATTGCAGCCCCGATTCTCCTGGAATGCGTCAGGAGGCTGGAGTACAGGGGCTATGACTCCGTTGGTATCGCAACATCGGATCCAGTGATAAGGATCAAAAAGGACAGGGGTAAAATCGACGAGGTGGATGCAAAACTTGACCTTGCAGATCTACCAGGCAACATGGGGATAGCCCATGTCAGGTGGGCGACCCATGGTCTCCCCACAGCTGAAAACGCCCATCCACATACTGACTGCAGCGGCGAGATAGCAGCGGTACACAACGGGATAATAGAGAACTACCTGGAGGTTAAGGAGGAACTTGAATCAGAGGGCCACATATTCAGGTCCGAGACAGACACTGAGGTCATACCCCACCTCATAGAGAAGTACATGGATGAGGGGATGGACCTCGAAGCCGCAACAGCCACAGCACTCAGGAAGCTCAGGGGAGCATATGCAATTGCAGTCATATCATCCAGGGAGCCTGGAAGGATCGTGGGGGCCCGGAAGGAGAGTCCACTCATAGTTGGTGTCGGTGAGGGAGAATACTTCCTGGCCTCAGACGTTCCCGCCATCCTCAACCACACCAGCAGGGTGATATACCTCGATGACGGTGAGATGGCCATAATTGATGGGGATCTGAGGGTCACCGACATTGAGGGCAACCCTGTGGAGAAGGAGGTCCATTCAATCGACTGGTCGGCTGACATGGCAGAGAAGGGAGGCTATGACCACTTCATGCTTAAGGAGATACATGAGGAACCCGCCGCGGTGAGGGACACCCTCACAGAGATGGATGAAGTGTTCAGGGTGGTTGAGGAGATAGGCGAGGTTGAAAGAGTCTGTTTCGTTGCCTGTGGAACATCCTACCATGCATCCCTGGTTGGCAAGTACCTCTTCGAGAGCCTCCTTGGCATACCGACCGATGTTATCCTTGCAAGTGAGTTCAGATACTCTGCAGGGGCCCTGAATGACAGGACACTGGCCATATTCATAAGTCAGTCAGGTGAAACAGCGGATACCCTGAACGCCCTCCGTGCAGCCAATTCAAGGGCCAGGACCCTGGCGATAGTCAACGTACTTGGAAGCTCAGCAACAAGGGAGGCCCAGCATGTCCTCTACACAAGGGCTGGCCCCGAGATAGGTGTGGCTGCAACCAAGACCTATGTGAGCCAGTTAACTGTTATATACATGCTAGTGGCTGCAATGGGTGCACCAGGCCTCATGGAAAAACTTGAAAGGGTCCCTGAGTTCATGGAGAGTGCCCTTGAGGATGAGGACCGCATCAGGGAACTGGCAGCAGCCTACAGTGATGCTAGGGACTTCTTCTTCATAGGACGCGGATTCGCCTATCCAACGGCCCTTGAGGGGGCCCTGAAGCTCAAGGAGATAACCTACATACACGGTGAGGGCTACGCAGCAGGTGAACTCAAGCACGGCCCCCTGGCCCTGATAGATGACGGGGTACCGGTAGTTGCAATTTCACCGCCAGGCCCCTGCCATGATAAGACCCTGAGCAACGTTGAGGAGGTCAGGGCGAGGGGTGCAAGGGTCATAGGCCTTGGCAGCGTTTCAGATGAATCCCTCAGGAAGGAGGCCGATGACTTAATAGGCCTTGACCCTGAGGTTGATGATATCATATCGCCCCTGATCTACATCGTCCCCCTCCAGCTCCTATCATACCATGTGAGTGTGGAGCGTGGACTGGACCCTGACAAGCCAAAGAACCTTGCAAAGTGTGTGACCGTTGAGTGA